The following are from one region of the Shinella sp. PSBB067 genome:
- a CDS encoding sensor histidine kinase, whose protein sequence is MKDNIQPLPSDVAAVLGAPKRLAALDAAMPMFLGPDPDFDDIAALAAALFSAPISLVTILGRTDQWFLARQGTPEIRAPSEDSFCARMIALGGGKPLILADARADSDFSKLPSVTDEPHLRFYAGVPIIADGEAIGTVCVFDTKPHARTAPDLLPRLERLASLAGSLIKLKEEARRRMLAAEALSRDEKRHALALDAANVASWLWEIPTGVVAGNEIFYRMLGVKPARPMSARKFFAAVHPLDRKATIDHLRNALASGKEYDGLFRAAKSGRWLLGRGRVHEWDAEGRPSVFLGINVDVTDGQLASERTRLLLRELNHRVKNTLAMLQSLARQTLRQTSDPVEFMDAFAGRLQSLSEAHGLLSDHEWGVIHLKMLLQKQIMPYALDYDSQVEIHKDEVELGPDQAVGLGLVLHELATNARKYGALSVRSGKVVIAARVVSEEGQRVLHMTWHEVGGPPVHPDGRRGFGSVLIERSLDKILGSSVHVEYLPKGATAVIRMPL, encoded by the coding sequence ATGAAGGATAACATTCAGCCATTGCCGTCCGATGTTGCCGCGGTTCTGGGGGCGCCGAAGCGTCTTGCGGCGCTCGACGCCGCCATGCCGATGTTCCTTGGGCCGGACCCCGATTTCGACGATATCGCCGCCCTTGCCGCTGCGCTCTTTTCCGCACCGATTTCCCTCGTCACCATTCTCGGCCGCACGGACCAGTGGTTCCTGGCGCGCCAGGGCACGCCGGAAATCCGGGCGCCTTCGGAGGATTCTTTCTGCGCGCGCATGATCGCGCTGGGCGGCGGCAAGCCGCTGATCCTGGCCGATGCCCGCGCGGACAGCGATTTTTCCAAGCTGCCCAGCGTCACGGACGAGCCGCACCTGCGCTTTTATGCGGGGGTGCCGATCATCGCCGACGGGGAGGCGATCGGCACGGTCTGCGTCTTCGATACGAAGCCCCATGCACGCACCGCGCCTGATCTCCTGCCGCGGCTGGAGCGACTCGCCTCGCTCGCCGGCTCGCTGATCAAGCTGAAGGAGGAGGCGCGGCGGCGCATGTTGGCGGCAGAGGCTCTCTCGCGTGATGAAAAGCGCCATGCGCTGGCGCTCGATGCGGCCAATGTCGCAAGCTGGCTCTGGGAAATCCCGACCGGCGTCGTTGCCGGCAACGAGATCTTCTACCGCATGCTCGGCGTCAAGCCGGCCAGGCCGATGAGCGCGCGGAAGTTCTTCGCGGCGGTGCATCCGCTCGACCGCAAGGCGACCATAGACCACCTGCGCAATGCGCTCGCCTCGGGCAAGGAATATGACGGCCTGTTCCGTGCGGCCAAGTCCGGCCGCTGGCTGCTCGGCCGCGGCCGCGTGCACGAATGGGATGCGGAGGGCCGCCCCTCCGTGTTCCTCGGCATCAATGTCGACGTCACGGACGGGCAACTCGCCTCCGAGCGCACGCGGCTTTTGCTGCGCGAACTGAACCACCGGGTCAAGAACACGCTCGCCATGCTGCAATCGCTGGCCCGCCAGACCCTGCGGCAGACGAGCGATCCCGTCGAGTTCATGGATGCCTTCGCGGGACGCCTGCAATCGCTCTCCGAGGCGCATGGCCTGCTCAGCGATCACGAATGGGGCGTCATCCACCTGAAGATGCTGCTGCAGAAGCAGATCATGCCCTATGCGCTCGACTACGACAGCCAGGTCGAGATCCACAAGGACGAGGTGGAACTCGGGCCGGACCAGGCGGTCGGTCTCGGCCTGGTGCTGCACGAACTCGCCACCAATGCCCGCAAGTACGGGGCCCTCTCGGTGCGGAGCGGCAAGGTGGTGATCGCCGCCCGCGTGGTCAGCGAGGAGGGCCAGCGCGTGCTCCACATGACCTGGCACGAGGTTGGCGGGCCGCCGGTGCATCCGGACGGACGGCGCGGCTTTGGCTCGGTGCTGATCGAGCGCAGCCTCGACAAGATTCTCGGCAGCAGCGTGCATGTCGAGTATCTGCCGAAGGGCGCCACCGCTGTCATCCGCATGCCGCTCTGA
- a CDS encoding DUF883 family protein yields the protein MANGMFSSRSKNLRDGLKEDAQAVEDQIADLREEIASLARVLADDASSRAGSIRKKARAAKAGVSDAAHGLKDRAESDVRDMIAAGEDILAEFQARYQDSGRKARKAVQDHPLTTLGVAAAAGFVLAALLRR from the coding sequence ATGGCCAACGGAATGTTTTCGTCCCGCAGCAAGAACCTTCGCGATGGGCTTAAGGAAGATGCGCAGGCCGTCGAGGACCAGATCGCGGACCTGCGCGAGGAGATCGCCTCGCTCGCCCGCGTTCTCGCCGACGACGCGTCCAGCCGCGCCGGCAGCATCCGCAAGAAGGCCCGCGCCGCCAAGGCCGGCGTGAGCGATGCGGCGCACGGCCTCAAGGACCGGGCGGAAAGCGACGTCCGCGACATGATCGCCGCCGGGGAAGACATCCTGGCCGAGTTCCAGGCCCGCTACCAGGATTCCGGCCGCAAGGCCCGCAAGGCCGTGCAGGATCATCCGCTCACCACGCTCGGCGTCGCCGCCGCTGCCGGCTTCGTTCTCGCCGCCCTGCTGCGTCGCTGA
- a CDS encoding heme ABC transporter ATP-binding protein: MITARNLTVSLSGKTIVHGVSLQAKAGALTAIVGPNGSGKTTTLKAIAGELASKGDIAINGHDIRALEPWQLAIKRAVLPQAATIAFPFTVREIVRLGLTVGPNRHAERVDAITADALAAVDLAGFAGRFYQELSGGEQQRVQLARVLSQIWEPMLDGEPCFLMLDEPVSALDIRHQLAIMQLARRYCEGGGGVIAVMHDLNLTAMFADHMVMMKGGRIERAGPPVEVMTDDAMEAVFGCRMRINGVPAAGVPFVLPHTASA; the protein is encoded by the coding sequence ATGATCACCGCAAGGAACCTCACGGTCAGCCTGTCCGGCAAGACCATCGTGCACGGCGTGTCGCTCCAGGCGAAGGCCGGCGCGCTCACCGCCATCGTCGGCCCCAACGGCTCGGGCAAGACGACGACGCTGAAGGCGATCGCCGGGGAACTGGCCAGCAAGGGCGACATCGCCATCAACGGCCACGACATCCGCGCGCTCGAACCCTGGCAGCTCGCCATCAAGCGCGCCGTGCTGCCGCAGGCCGCCACCATCGCCTTTCCCTTCACCGTGCGCGAGATCGTCCGCCTCGGCCTCACCGTCGGCCCCAACCGCCACGCCGAGCGCGTCGATGCCATTACCGCAGACGCGCTGGCCGCCGTTGATCTCGCGGGCTTCGCCGGCCGCTTCTACCAGGAGCTTTCCGGCGGCGAGCAGCAGCGCGTGCAGCTTGCCCGCGTGCTCTCGCAGATCTGGGAGCCGATGCTCGACGGCGAGCCCTGCTTCCTGATGCTCGACGAGCCGGTCTCCGCCCTCGACATCCGCCACCAGCTCGCCATCATGCAGCTTGCCCGGCGCTATTGCGAAGGCGGCGGCGGCGTGATCGCCGTCATGCATGACCTCAACCTCACCGCCATGTTCGCCGACCATATGGTGATGATGAAGGGCGGGCGCATCGAGCGCGCCGGACCGCCGGTCGAGGTGATGACGGACGACGCGATGGAGGCCGTCTTCGGCTGCCGCATGCGCATCAATGGCGTGCCTGCCGCAGGCGTGCCCTTCGTCCTGCCCCACACCGCTTCGGCCTGA